The following coding sequences are from one Streptococcus mitis window:
- a CDS encoding sensor histidine kinase — MELVWKIVYVFLISGLELFIFFKVDGIVLTLERVFKSFLFKLLLAVVFVTISYIVGNTYLSYFMEPLYGIGLSFLLLRGLPKKLLFFYGLFPMMLVNLFFRVVSYFVLPFLGQGHVYDDRSFIWLCIKIFICFISLAFLKWLDYDFTSLRREILDKGFQKSLTKINWIMGAYYLVMQSLSYFENVQGIQSTTVRHLILVFYLLFFMGIIKKLDTYLKDKLHERLDQEQALRYRDMERYSRHIEELYKEVRSFRHDYTNLLTSLRLGIEEEDMEQIKEVYDSVLKDSSQKLQDNKYDLGRLVNVRDKALKSLLAGKFLKARDKNIVFNVEVPEEIQVEGMSLLDFLTIVSILCDNAIEASAEASQPHVSIAFLKNGAQETFIIENSIKEEGIDISEIFSFGASSKGEERGVGLYTVMKIVESHPNTSLNTTCQNQVFRQVLTVHSMSVDD; from the coding sequence ATGGAATTAGTTTGGAAGATAGTATATGTGTTTTTGATATCTGGATTGGAATTGTTTATATTTTTTAAGGTGGATGGAATTGTTCTAACTCTGGAGAGAGTTTTTAAGTCCTTTCTTTTTAAGCTACTTTTAGCAGTTGTTTTTGTAACGATTAGCTATATAGTAGGAAATACTTACCTATCTTATTTTATGGAACCCTTGTACGGCATTGGTTTATCTTTCTTATTGTTAAGAGGGCTTCCTAAAAAACTACTCTTCTTTTATGGTCTCTTTCCAATGATGTTGGTGAATCTTTTTTTCAGGGTAGTCTCCTATTTTGTGCTTCCATTTTTGGGGCAAGGGCATGTGTATGATGACCGCTCTTTTATTTGGTTATGTATAAAAATTTTCATTTGCTTTATTTCTCTAGCCTTTTTGAAATGGTTAGACTATGATTTTACTAGTTTGAGAAGGGAGATTCTCGATAAAGGTTTTCAAAAGTCCCTGACTAAGATTAACTGGATAATGGGGGCTTACTATCTAGTGATGCAAAGTCTGTCTTATTTTGAAAATGTACAAGGTATTCAATCAACGACTGTTCGCCATCTGATTCTAGTGTTTTACCTACTCTTTTTTATGGGGATTATCAAGAAGCTGGATACCTATTTGAAGGACAAACTCCATGAGAGACTGGACCAAGAGCAGGCCTTGCGCTACAGAGATATGGAACGCTATAGTCGGCATATAGAGGAACTTTACAAGGAAGTACGGAGTTTTCGCCATGACTACACCAACCTCTTGACCAGTTTACGTCTGGGCATTGAAGAGGAGGATATGGAGCAGATAAAAGAGGTCTACGACTCGGTCTTAAAGGATTCTAGTCAGAAATTGCAGGACAATAAATATGACCTTGGACGACTCGTGAATGTTCGTGATAAAGCCCTCAAAAGTCTCCTAGCAGGGAAATTTCTAAAAGCCAGAGATAAGAACATTGTCTTTAATGTCGAAGTTCCAGAGGAGATTCAGGTAGAGGGGATGAGTCTACTTGATTTTCTAACCATTGTGTCTATCCTTTGTGACAACGCTATTGAAGCCAGTGCAGAGGCCAGTCAACCTCATGTTTCAATCGCCTTTTTAAAAAATGGAGCACAGGAGACTTTTATCATTGAAAATTCCATTAAAGAAGAGGGTATAGACATTTCTGAGATTTTCTCCTTTGGAGCCAGTTCTAAAGGGGAGGAGAGAGGAGTTGGTCTCTATACCGTCATGAAAATTGTGGAAAGCCATCCCAATACCAGTCTAAATACCACCTGTCAAAATCAAGTCTTTCGTCAGGTTTTAACAGTTCACTCAATGTCAGTTGATGATTAG
- a CDS encoding response regulator transcription factor, producing the protein MRIFVLEDDFSQQTRIETTIEKLLKEHQITPSSFEVFGKPDQLLTEVHEKGAHQLFFLDIEIRNEEMKGLEVARKIRDRDPYALIVFVTTHSEFMPLSFRYQVSALDYIDKALSAEEFESRIETALLYANSQDSKSLAEDCFYFKSKFAQFQYPFKEVYYLETSPRAHRVILYTKTDRLEFTASLEEVFKQEPRLLQCHRSFLINPANVVRLDKKEKLLFFPNGGSCMIARYKVREVSEAINNLH; encoded by the coding sequence ATGAGAATATTTGTTTTAGAAGATGATTTTTCCCAACAGACTAGGATTGAAACGACGATTGAGAAACTCTTGAAGGAACATCAGATCACTCCCAGTTCTTTTGAGGTATTTGGGAAGCCAGATCAACTGCTGACTGAAGTCCATGAGAAGGGGGCGCATCAACTATTCTTTTTGGATATTGAGATTCGAAATGAGGAGATGAAGGGGCTGGAAGTGGCTAGAAAAATTCGGGATCGGGATCCTTATGCCCTTATTGTCTTTGTGACGACTCACTCGGAGTTTATGCCCCTGTCCTTTCGCTATCAAGTGTCAGCTTTGGACTACATTGATAAGGCCTTGTCGGCAGAGGAGTTTGAATCTCGGATCGAGACAGCCCTCCTCTATGCCAATAGTCAAGATAGTAAAAGTCTGGCGGAAGATTGCTTTTACTTTAAATCAAAATTTGCCCAATTTCAGTATCCTTTTAAAGAGGTTTACTATCTCGAAACATCGCCCAGAGCCCATCGTGTTATTCTCTATACCAAGACAGACAGGCTGGAATTTACAGCGAGTTTAGAGGAGGTTTTCAAGCAGGAGCCCCGTCTCTTGCAGTGCCATCGCTCTTTTCTCATCAATCCTGCAAATGTGGTTCGTTTGGATAAGAAAGAGAAACTCCTTTTCTTTCCTAATGGCGGAAGCTGTATGATAGCGCGTTATAAGGTCAGGGAAGTGTCTGAAGCTATCAATAACTTACATTGA
- a CDS encoding ABC transporter permease, translated as MKDLFLKRKQAFRKECLGYLRYVLNDHFVLFLLVLLGFLAYQYSQLLQDFPENHWPILLFVGITSVLLLLWGGIATYMEAPDKLFLLVGEEEIKLHLKRQTGISLVFWLFIQTLFLLLFAPLFLAMGYGLPVFLVYVLLLGVGKYFLFRQKASKFFTETGLDWDYVISQESKRKQVLLRFFALFTQVKGISNSVKRRAYLDFILKVVQKVPGKIWQNLYLRSYLRNGDLFALSLRLLLLSILAQVFIEQAWIATAVVVLFNYLLLFQLLALYHAFDYQYLTQLFPLDKGQKEKGLQAVVRGLTSLVLVVELVVGLITFQEKLALLALLGAGLVLLVLYLPYQVKRQMQD; from the coding sequence ATGAAAGACTTGTTTTTAAAGAGAAAGCAGGCTTTTCGTAAGGAGTGTCTTGGCTATTTGCGCTATGTTCTCAATGACCACTTTGTCTTGTTCCTGCTTGTCCTGCTGGGCTTTCTAGCCTACCAGTACAGTCAACTCTTGCAAGATTTTCCTGAAAATCATTGGCCTATCCTTTTATTTGTAGGAATTACGTCTGTTTTACTTTTGCTTTGGGGAGGAATTGCCACCTATATGGAGGCTCCAGACAAGCTCTTTCTCTTAGTCGGAGAAGAGGAAATCAAACTCCATCTCAAGCGTCAAACTGGCATTTCCCTAGTCTTTTGGCTCTTTATACAGACCCTTTTCTTGCTTTTATTTGCGCCCTTATTTTTAGCCATGGGTTATGGCTTGCCTGTTTTTCTGGTCTATGTGCTTTTATTGGGGGTAGGAAAATATTTCCTCTTTCGTCAAAAAGCCAGCAAATTTTTTACTGAAACTGGACTGGACTGGGACTATGTCATTTCTCAAGAAAGCAAGCGTAAGCAAGTCTTGCTTCGTTTCTTTGCCCTCTTTACCCAGGTAAAGGGAATTTCAAACAGCGTTAAGCGTCGTGCCTATCTGGACTTTATCCTAAAGGTTGTTCAGAAGGTGCCTGGAAAGATTTGGCAAAATCTCTATCTGCGTTCATATCTGCGAAATGGAGACCTTTTTGCCCTCAGTCTCCGTCTGCTCTTGCTTTCCATACTGGCGCAGGTTTTTATCGAGCAAGCTTGGATTGCGACAGCAGTGGTGGTTCTCTTTAACTACCTCTTGCTCTTCCAGTTGCTGGCCCTCTATCATGCCTTTGACTACCAGTATTTAACCCAACTCTTTCCACTGGACAAGGGGCAAAAGGAAAAAGGCTTGCAGGCAGTGGTCAGAGGATTGACCAGTTTGGTCTTAGTAGTGGAATTAGTTGTCGGGTTGATTACCTTCCAAGAAAAACTAGCCCTTCTAGCCTTGCTGGGTGCAGGTTTGGTTTTACTAGTCTTGTACTTACCTTATCAGGTAAAACGTCAGATGCAGGATTAA
- a CDS encoding ABC transporter ATP-binding protein codes for MLEIKNLTGGYVHVPVLKDVSFTVESGQLVGLIGLNGAGKSTTINEIIGLLTPYSGSININGLTLQEDATSYRKQIGYIPETPSLYEELTLREHIETVAMAYGIEQKVAFDRVEPLLKMFRLDQKLDWFPVHFSKGMKQKVMIICAFVVDPSLFIVDEPFLGLDPLAIADLIQLLEVEKQKGKSILMSTHVLDSAEKMCDAFVILHKGEVRAKGNLLQLREAFDMPEASLNDIYLALTKEEEL; via the coding sequence ATGTTAGAAATTAAAAACCTGACAGGTGGTTATGTTCATGTCCCTGTCTTGAAAGATGTGTCCTTTACTGTTGAAAGTGGGCAGCTGGTCGGTCTGATTGGTCTCAATGGTGCTGGGAAATCGACGACTATTAATGAGATTATCGGTCTGTTGACACCTTATAGTGGTTCCATCAATATCAATGGCCTGACCCTGCAAGAAGATGCGACTAGCTACCGCAAGCAAATTGGCTACATTCCTGAGACACCTAGCTTGTATGAGGAATTGACCCTCAGAGAGCATATCGAAACGGTTGCCATGGCTTATGGTATTGAGCAGAAAGTGGCTTTTGATCGAGTAGAACCTTTGTTAAAAATGTTCCGTTTGGACCAGAAATTGGACTGGTTTCCTGTTCATTTTTCAAAAGGGATGAAGCAGAAGGTCATGATTATCTGTGCTTTTGTGGTGGATCCGAGTCTTTTCATCGTGGATGAGCCTTTCCTTGGTCTTGATCCGTTGGCGATTGCGGACTTGATTCAGCTTTTGGAAGTGGAAAAGCAAAAGGGCAAGTCCATTCTCATGAGTACCCACGTGCTGGATTCAGCGGAGAAGATGTGTGATGCCTTTGTCATTCTTCACAAAGGGGAAGTGCGTGCTAAGGGAAATCTCCTGCAACTGCGCGAAGCCTTTGATATGCCTGAGGCTAGTTTGAATGATATTTACTTGGCTCTGACCAAAGAGGAGGAGTTATGA
- a CDS encoding HIT family protein, protein MSDCIFCKIIAGEIPASKVYEDEQVLAFLDISQVTPGHTLVVPKEHYRNLLEMDATSASQLFAQVPKVAQKVMKATKAAGMNIIANCEEIGGQTVFHTHVHLVPRYSADDDLKIDFIAHEPDFDKLAQVAETIKNA, encoded by the coding sequence ATGTCAGATTGCATTTTTTGTAAAATCATCGCAGGGGAAATTCCTGCTTCAAAAGTATATGAAGATGAGCAGGTTCTTGCCTTTCTTGATATCTCTCAAGTGACACCAGGACACACCTTGGTCGTGCCAAAGGAACACTATCGCAATCTTTTAGAAATGGATGCTACTAGCGCCAGCCAACTCTTTGCCCAAGTACCAAAAGTAGCTCAAAAAGTCATGAAAGCTACCAAGGCTGCTGGTATGAATATCATTGCCAACTGTGAAGAAATCGGTGGTCAAACAGTCTTTCATACCCACGTTCATCTCGTGCCTCGCTACAGTGCGGACGATGACCTCAAAATTGATTTTATCGCCCACGAACCAGACTTTGACAAACTTGCTCAAGTCGCTGAAACTATCAAAAACGCCTAA
- the dnaJ gene encoding molecular chaperone DnaJ, protein MNNTEFYDRLGVSKNASADEIKKAYRKLSKKYHPDINKEPGAEEKYKEVQEAYETLSDDQKRAAYDQYGAAGANGGFGGAGGFGGFDGAGGFGGFEDIFSSFFGGGGASRNPNAPRQGDDLQYRVNLTFEEAIFGAEKEVKYNREASCSTCNGSGAKPGTSPVTCGRCHGAGVINVDTQTPLGMMRRQVTCDVCHGRGKEIKDPCTTCHGTGHEKQAHSVHVKIPAGVETGQQIRLAGQGEAGFNGGPYGDLYVVVSVEASDKFEREGTTIFYSLNLNFVQAALGDTVDIPTVHGDVELVIPEGTQTGKKFRLRGKGAPSLRGGAVGDQYVTVNVVTPTGLNERQKAALKEFAAAGDLKVNPKKKGFFDHIKDAFEGE, encoded by the coding sequence AACAATACTGAATTTTATGATCGTCTGGGGGTGTCAAAAAACGCTTCGGCAGACGAGATCAAAAAGGCTTATCGTAAGCTTTCAAAGAAATACCACCCAGATATCAACAAGGAGCCTGGTGCTGAGGAAAAATACAAGGAAGTTCAGGAAGCCTATGAGACTTTGAGTGACGACCAAAAACGGGCTGCCTATGACCAATACGGTGCTGCTGGAGCCAACGGTGGTTTTGGTGGAGCTGGTGGTTTCGGCGGTTTCGATGGGGCAGGAGGCTTCGGTGGTTTTGAAGATATCTTCTCAAGTTTCTTCGGCGGAGGCGGTGCTTCACGCAATCCAAATGCTCCTCGTCAGGGGGATGACCTCCAATACCGTGTGAATTTGACCTTTGAAGAAGCTATTTTTGGAGCTGAAAAAGAGGTTAAGTACAATCGTGAAGCAAGCTGTAGTACATGTAATGGCTCAGGTGCTAAGCCAGGAACAAGTCCAGTCACTTGTGGACGCTGTCATGGCGCTGGTGTTATTAACGTCGATACGCAGACTCCGCTTGGTATGATGCGTCGCCAAGTAACCTGTGATGTCTGTCATGGTCGCGGAAAAGAAATCAAAGATCCATGTACAACTTGTCACGGAACAGGTCATGAAAAACAAGCTCATAGCGTACATGTGAAAATCCCTGCTGGTGTGGAAACTGGTCAACAAATTCGCCTAGCTGGTCAGGGTGAAGCAGGCTTTAACGGTGGACCATACGGTGACTTGTATGTAGTAGTTTCTGTGGAAGCCAGCGATAAGTTTGAACGTGAAGGAACGACTATCTTCTACAGTCTCAACCTCAACTTTGTCCAAGCAGCTCTTGGTGACACAGTAGATATCCCAACTGTTCACGGTGATGTTGAATTGGTTATCCCAGAGGGAACTCAGACTGGTAAGAAATTCCGCCTACGTGGCAAGGGAGCACCGAGCCTCCGTGGCGGTGCAGTTGGTGACCAATACGTTACCGTTAATGTCGTAACACCGACAGGCTTGAACGAACGCCAAAAAGCAGCGCTTAAAGAATTCGCAGCTGCTGGTGATTTAAAAGTCAATCCAAAGAAAAAAGGCTTCTTTGACCATATTAAAGATGCCTTTGAAGGAGAATAA